GCGGCGGCGTACGACAGGCGGCGGCAGCTGCCCACCCGGGGGCGCGGTGCCGGCGACGCCGTGGGGGGAGGGCTCGGGGTGGGGGACACGACGGCGGACGAGGCCGGTGCGGCGGGCTGCCTGCCCGGGTCGGCCGCCTCGCCGGAGCAGCCCGTCAGCGCGACGACCGCGGCGAGGGCTGCCAACCGGCGGATCATCGGTCGGTCTTCGCCCAGCAGACCGAGCGACGGTTGCCGACCTCCCACTCGGCCTCGTGGAACCACGTGTAGGCGAAGTCGTACTTCACGGGATAGCCGAGCACGGCGCCGACGGAGGAGTCGCAGAAGTCACGTGTCCGCACCTCCACGACCCGGTCGCCGGGGTAGTCGTCCTCCGGCTCGCCCAGCTTGATCGTGGTCACGGCGCGCCAGCTGTGGGGCTCGGAGCACGGCACCCGCGCCGCCGCCGACACGGTCGCACCGTCGGCGCACACCAGCCACTTGTCGTCCACCTTTCCCTGGAGCAACCCCTTGCTGGTGGGTGGGAGGTCGACGTACTCGGCGCTGTTGTCGCCGCCCCCGACGATGTCGCACCGGTACCACCGGGCGCCGTCGTCCCAGGCCGTCTCGGAGGGCCGGAACCACGCCCAGCTCACGACGCTGCGCATCACCAGGCTCTCGTCGCCGCCGACGAACTTCTCGAACTTCTCGCTGCAGGTGCTGTAGGCGAACCGGCCGAGCGCCTCGTCGTCGTAGGCGACGTCGTCGAGCTCCGCGGGCAGCTGCCCGACCGCGTAGGTCTCGGCGGTGTGCGGCTCGCTGCACGGCACCGTCCGGGTGGCGTTGCTCGGCTGGGCCACGTCCTGGGGGGTGAGCACCCGGCAGGCACCGAGCTCAGGGGTCTCCACGGCGTCGACCTGGGCGGGGTCGACGTTGGTCCCCTGGTCGTCACCGGAGCAGCTCGCCAGCAGCACGACCCCCGCGAGGCCGGCCAGCAGCCGCGTGCGGACGGCGGTCATGCTCGGTGTGCTCCCTCACTCGCTCAACAGAGCCGCGATGGTACCGCCCAGCTCGTACGCCGCCGCGAGGTCCTCCTCCCGTGGGTCACCCATGACGGTGAGGACCTCGGCCGCCTGGCGCCAGGGAAGTGCCCCGGTGATGCTCAGCACCGACCGCACCGCTCCGGTGGTGTCGTAGCGACCGTGCACCCAGAGCCCGAACGGCTTGCGGCCTCCGGTGACCGGCGTCCCGGACCCGTCGTCGCCCAGGGCGCCCCCGAGCCGCAGGAAGGTGGTGTCGAAGAAGTGCTTCAGGGCGCCGCTCATGTAGCCGAAGTTGGCGCTGGTGCCGAGCAGGAAGCCATCGGCCGCTTCGGCGTCCGCGGCCGAGGCCTCGAGCGCAGCCCGCACGGTCACCTCGACCCCCGACACCTGGTCGTCGTGGGCGCCGGCCACGACGTTGTCCGTGAGCGCCCGCAGCGTCCGGGTGGGGGAGTGGTGGACGACGAGCAGGCGGGCCATGCCGTCAGGGTAGGCGTGGCCGTCGGCGGTCAGGTCACCGTCGAGGGCAGCAGCGACTCGAGCAGCTCGGCACCGCGGGCCGCGCCACCCGCGGCGTCGAACCCGGCGGCGACGCGGGCGGCACCTGCACGACAGCCGAGGGCCTGCTCCACGCCGGTACGCAGGGTCGACCCGGTGAGGCGGGCGGACCTGACGCGCGCGCCGGCTCCGGCGTGCACGACCCGCGCGGCGACCTCGAGCTGGTCGCGACCGAAGGGCACGACGCAGACGGGCACGCCGTGCGCGAGGGCCTTCTGGGTCACGCCCATCCCCCCGTGGGTCACCGCCACAGCCGCCCGTTCCAGCAGGATGCCGTGCGGCACGAACTCGTGGACGCGGACGTTGCCAGGCAGCGGCCCGAGGTCGGTGAGGCCGGCCGGCATCGTCGCGACGACGGTCCACGGACCATCGGCGAGCCCGGTGACGGCCGCGCGCACGAGGGCCTCGTCGCGCTGGTACTCCGAGGACGTCGCGACCAGCACCAGGTCGCCGTCGACGTCCGTGAGCCAGTCAGGCGCCTCGGCCGCCGGTTCCCAGGCGAGGGCCCCGATCATCTGGACGCCCGGAGCCCAGTCCGGGTGGGGGTACTCGAGGGGCTCGGCCGTCGCGACCAGCATCAGGGGTGCGCTCCGGAAGAACTCGTCGGCCCCACGCACGGGGGCGAGGTCGTGGTCGGCGCGCAGCTGGTTGAGGCGCGGCCGGACTGCCCGTTCGGCAGCACCGAGGAACACGGGGCGGGCGATCCCGTCGCGCAGCCGGCCCGCCAGGCCGCCCAGGGGTCGGAGGCCGGGTCCGTAGGGCGGGGTGCCCGGAGAGGAGAGTGCCGGGGTGTAGGGGCTGAAGCGCGCCCACGGGCCGCCCCACGCCTCGGCGGCGACCGAGGCGCCCCACGCGTTGATGTCGACGAGGAGCAGGTCGGGCGCGACGGCGTCGACGGCGCTGAGGAGGTCCGGTGCGTCGTGGGCCGCCCGGGCCACGAAGGTCGCGACGGAGGACTTCAGTGCGCCGACGGCACCCCGCGCCCTCCAGTCATCCATGGGCACCGCCTCGATCGCCGGGTCGATCGGTTCCGCGTGCAGGCCCAGCGAGCGCATCGTCGCCACCCGGGACGACAGCGTGCGCAGGTGCACCTCGTGCCCCCGCGAGCGGAGCTCGAGCAGGAGCGGCGTCATGGGGAACAGGTGGCCGATGGCGGGGCTGGTGTAGGCGAGGACGGTCGACATCAGGACCTCCGGGTGAGTGGTTCGAGCAGCTCGGTGAGCGCGAGCGCGGTCTGCCGCCGGCTCAGGCCGGCATCGAGCCGCAGCAGCTTCCAGGTGTAGACGTCGCACACGGCGACGTACTGGGCCAGGCGTCGCGAACGCTCGACGCCGGTCGTGCCCGAGAGCCAGGGGGCGAACACCGCGGCGCACCACCGCCGGTGCAGGGCTCGCCCGGACGCCGTCATGGCGGCGATCGGAGCCACCGTCTCCTCCTCGGCGAGCAGCCGCAGGGCCGTGAGGCCGTGCTCGTCGTAGTGGTCGAGGAGGTTCTCGACGATCCCGGGGAGGTCGCCCGCCGGTGCGGACAGCCGCTGCCTCGCGACCTGCTCACCCACGCGGTCGGCGGCGGCGGCGATCAGACCTTCCTTGTCGCCGTACCGCCGGATGACGGTCTGCACGGTGACGCCGGCGCGCTCGGCCACACCGGCGAGGGTCAGGCGGGAGTAGGGGAGCTCGGCGAAGAGCTCGGTGGCGGCGTCGAGGATCCGGGTCCCGGTCTCCTCGATGGAACGGGCACGTGCGGTCATCACGTAGCCCCGCGGCTTTTTCATGTTAATCAAATTAACACCAATAGCGGTCCTCGACCACGCTGGTCCGGACCGATACCGTGAGCCGCGTCGACCGGGGAGGTCTCCATGCGCATCGCCGCCGCTGCCGTGACAGCTGTTCTCGTGCTGGGCCTGTCGGGGTGCGGAAGTGACGAGGAGGGCCAGGCCCGGGAAGCGCTCGCCACCTCGCTGCTCGCGAGCAACGCCGACGGCACCTTCGAGGTCTCCCAGGAGGAGGCCGACTGCGTCGCCGACGGGATGGTGGAGGAGATCGGGGTCGACAAGCTGATCGACTACGGCCTCCTGACCGAGGACCTCGAGGCGCGCGACGAGAGCCTCGAGAACCAGGAGCTCGAGCAGGAGGACGCCGACAGCGCGGCCACGGTCTTCGTCGACTGCGTCGACGTGCAGGCGCTGCTGACTGACTCCATCGCCCAGGGGCTCGGCGGCGACGTCGACCCCGAGCTGGCCAGCTGCATCGAGGAGCGGCTCACCGATGAGGTGGTGCGCGACTTCCTCGCCACGGTCTTCACCGGCGACCAGGCGGCCGCCACGCAGGCCGTGACCCAGGAGCTGAGCAGCTGCCTGACCGCCTGAGCTGTCCAGCCCGTGAGCGGCGGTCGGCGTCCGGCGGCGTCCCGAGGACGGGTCGGCTACGCTGACGGCGTCATGACGTGCGCGCTGCTTCTTCGCTGCCGCCGCGAGGGCTGATCCGCCGGATCCCTTGCTGCGGAGAGCTCGCGCACCCCGGCGCCGGTCCCAGTCCAGCGATGGCACACAGCGAAGGCACACCATGACACTCCAGAACTCCGGCTTCACCAACGCCCAGCGGTCCTCGGGCATGCCGATCCACCGCTACCGGCCCTTCACCCCGGTCGACCTCCCGGACCGCACCTGGCCGAACCGGACCATCACCCAGGCGCCGCGCTGGCTCTCCACCGACCTCCGCGACGGCAACCAGGCGCTCATCGACCCCATGACGCCCGCCCGCAAGATGGCCATGTTCGACCTGCTCGTGTCCATGGGCTACAAGGAGATCGAGGTCGGCTTCCCCTCCGCCAGCCAGACCGACTTCGACTTCGTCCGGCAGCTGATCGAGGGCGACCGCGTCCCGGAGGACGTCACGATCTCCGTCCTGACGCAGGCGCGCGAGGACCTGATCGAGCGCACGGTGCAGAGCCTGGTGGGGATCCACCACGCCAACATCCACCTCTACAACGCGCTCGCCCCGCTGTTCCGCCGGGTCGTGTTCCACGCCGGGCGCGACGAGGTCAAGGACATCGCCGTGCGCCACAGCGGCCTGATGATGAAGCACGTCGAGAACACGTTGGGGCAGACCGTGATCGGCTTCGAGTACAGCCCGGAGATCTTCACGGGCACCGAGCTGCCCTTCAGCGTCGAGGTCTGCGAGGCCGTGTCCGACGTGTGGCAGCCCGACGACGGCCGGGAGATCATCCTCAACCTGCCCGCAACCGTCGAGATGGCCACGCCCAACGTCTACGCCGACCAGATCGAGTGGTTCTCGCGGCAGCTCACGCGGCGCGAGCACACCACGATCAGCCTCCACCCCCACAACGACCGGGGCACCGCCGTCGCGGCCACCGAGCTCGCGATGATGGCCGGCGCCGATCGCGTCGAGGGGTGCCTGTTCGGGCACGGCGAGCGCACCGGCAACGTGTGCCTGGTGACGCTGGGCATGAACCTGTTCAGCCAGGGCATCGACCCGCAGATCGACTTCAGCGACATCGACGAGATCAGGCGCACGGTCGAGTACTGCACCCAGCTGCCGGTGCACCCTCGCCACCCCTACGCCGGCGACCTCGTCTACACCGCCTTCTCCGGTTCCCACCAGGACGCCATCAAAAAGGGGTTGGAGGACCTGGAGCGGCAGGCCGCCGACCGTGGCGTCGACGTCGCCGCGATCGCCTGGGAGGCGCCCTACCTGCCGATCGACCCGAAGGACGTGGGCCGCAGCTACGAAGCGGTGATCCGGGTCAACAGCCAGTCCGGCAAGGGGGGCGTGGCCTACATCCTCAAGGCCGAGCACAAGCTCGACCTGCCACGGCGGGCGCAGATCGAGTTCAGCCGAGTCGTGCAGGCGCGGACCGACGCCGACGGCGGCGAGATGACACCCGAGCAGATCTGGGACGTGTTCCGAGACGAGTACCTCGACCGGGAGCAGCCGCTGCGGCTCAACTCCGTCCACACCTCGGCCGCGGCAGGCGAGAAGGACGCGCTCAGCGTCAACGTCTACGTGGACGGCGAGCTGCGGACGCTGGAGGGCACCGGCAACGGCCCGATCGCCGCCTTCGTCGAGGCGATCAACGGGCTGCCCCAGGACTACGACGTGCGGGTGCTCGACTACGCCGAGCACGCGCTCTCGGCCGGTGGCGACGCGGTCGCCGCGGCCTACGTCGAGTGCTCGGTGAGCAGTGCGGCCGGCGAGACCGTAGTGCTGTGGGGCGTCGGGATCGACGCCAACATCGTCACCGCGAGCCTCAAGGCCGTCATCAGTGCCGTCAACCGGAGCCAGGTGGGGCTCGCGGCCGGGTGAGGCCCGTCCGCCCCGACATCCGGTCGTCCGTGGCCTAGGCTGCCCGGATGCTGGTATCCGAGCGCATCGGGCAGTTCTTCCTCGACGGCGAGACGGGGCGGGACCGGCTGGAGTACACCGAGTACGGCTCGGGCGACGACTGGGTGGTGCTGCTGCACGGGCAGCTGATGCCGCGGCGGATGCACCAGCCGTTGGCGCGGTCGCTGGCCGCCGAGGGTTTCCACGTCGTCACCCTGGACCTGCTGGGTCATGGTCGCTCCGACCGGCCCGCCGACCCGCTGGCCTACTCGATGACGGCCTTCGGCGAGCAGGTGGTGGCACTCCTGGACCACCTCGGCGCCGAGCAGGCGGTGGTGGGTGGCACCTCGCTGGGCGCCAACGTCTCGCTCGAGGTGGCGGTGCTGGCACCGGAGCGGGTCCGCGGCCTGCTCCTGGAGATGCCGGTCCTGCACAACGCGCTGGAGGCCGGCCTCATCGCCTTCGGACCGCTGCTCTTCGCGGCCCGCTTCCTGCCGGCCAGCATCGGCGTCGTACGACGGCTGACCCGACCGGTGCCGCGGGGCCTGGTGCCGTTCTGGGCCGGCATCGC
The genomic region above belongs to Nocardioides coralli and contains:
- a CDS encoding alpha/beta fold hydrolase, which encodes MLVSERIGQFFLDGETGRDRLEYTEYGSGDDWVVLLHGQLMPRRMHQPLARSLAAEGFHVVTLDLLGHGRSDRPADPLAYSMTAFGEQVVALLDHLGAEQAVVGGTSLGANVSLEVAVLAPERVRGLLLEMPVLHNALEAGLIAFGPLLFAARFLPASIGVVRRLTRPVPRGLVPFWAGIALDTCDQRAAPLAAVVHGIFFGRVAPSARLRRQIAAPALVVGHPADPIHPAADAAMLAEELPDATFVRATSILEWRARPERLDAAALAFVRNCWQTPGQTRGGRGRRRA
- a CDS encoding septum formation family protein produces the protein MTAVRTRLLAGLAGVVLLASCSGDDQGTNVDPAQVDAVETPELGACRVLTPQDVAQPSNATRTVPCSEPHTAETYAVGQLPAELDDVAYDDEALGRFAYSTCSEKFEKFVGGDESLVMRSVVSWAWFRPSETAWDDGARWYRCDIVGGGDNSAEYVDLPPTSKGLLQGKVDDKWLVCADGATVSAAARVPCSEPHSWRAVTTIKLGEPEDDYPGDRVVEVRTRDFCDSSVGAVLGYPVKYDFAYTWFHEAEWEVGNRRSVCWAKTDR
- a CDS encoding TetR/AcrR family transcriptional regulator, with the protein product MKKPRGYVMTARARSIEETGTRILDAATELFAELPYSRLTLAGVAERAGVTVQTVIRRYGDKEGLIAAAADRVGEQVARQRLSAPAGDLPGIVENLLDHYDEHGLTALRLLAEEETVAPIAAMTASGRALHRRWCAAVFAPWLSGTTGVERSRRLAQYVAVCDVYTWKLLRLDAGLSRRQTALALTELLEPLTRRS
- a CDS encoding glycosyltransferase; protein product: MSTVLAYTSPAIGHLFPMTPLLLELRSRGHEVHLRTLSSRVATMRSLGLHAEPIDPAIEAVPMDDWRARGAVGALKSSVATFVARAAHDAPDLLSAVDAVAPDLLLVDINAWGASVAAEAWGGPWARFSPYTPALSSPGTPPYGPGLRPLGGLAGRLRDGIARPVFLGAAERAVRPRLNQLRADHDLAPVRGADEFFRSAPLMLVATAEPLEYPHPDWAPGVQMIGALAWEPAAEAPDWLTDVDGDLVLVATSSEYQRDEALVRAAVTGLADGPWTVVATMPAGLTDLGPLPGNVRVHEFVPHGILLERAAVAVTHGGMGVTQKALAHGVPVCVVPFGRDQLEVAARVVHAGAGARVRSARLTGSTLRTGVEQALGCRAGAARVAAGFDAAGGAARGAELLESLLPSTVT
- a CDS encoding flavodoxin family protein produces the protein MARLLVVHHSPTRTLRALTDNVVAGAHDDQVSGVEVTVRAALEASAADAEAADGFLLGTSANFGYMSGALKHFFDTTFLRLGGALGDDGSGTPVTGGRKPFGLWVHGRYDTTGAVRSVLSITGALPWRQAAEVLTVMGDPREEDLAAAYELGGTIAALLSE
- the leuA gene encoding 2-isopropylmalate synthase, whose amino-acid sequence is MTLQNSGFTNAQRSSGMPIHRYRPFTPVDLPDRTWPNRTITQAPRWLSTDLRDGNQALIDPMTPARKMAMFDLLVSMGYKEIEVGFPSASQTDFDFVRQLIEGDRVPEDVTISVLTQAREDLIERTVQSLVGIHHANIHLYNALAPLFRRVVFHAGRDEVKDIAVRHSGLMMKHVENTLGQTVIGFEYSPEIFTGTELPFSVEVCEAVSDVWQPDDGREIILNLPATVEMATPNVYADQIEWFSRQLTRREHTTISLHPHNDRGTAVAATELAMMAGADRVEGCLFGHGERTGNVCLVTLGMNLFSQGIDPQIDFSDIDEIRRTVEYCTQLPVHPRHPYAGDLVYTAFSGSHQDAIKKGLEDLERQAADRGVDVAAIAWEAPYLPIDPKDVGRSYEAVIRVNSQSGKGGVAYILKAEHKLDLPRRAQIEFSRVVQARTDADGGEMTPEQIWDVFRDEYLDREQPLRLNSVHTSAAAGEKDALSVNVYVDGELRTLEGTGNGPIAAFVEAINGLPQDYDVRVLDYAEHALSAGGDAVAAAYVECSVSSAAGETVVLWGVGIDANIVTASLKAVISAVNRSQVGLAAG